In Polynucleobacter sp. AP-Ainpum-60-G11, one DNA window encodes the following:
- the rplL gene encoding 50S ribosomal protein L7/L12, protein MAITKEEIIDAVGSMSVMDLNDLVKAFEEKFGVSAAAMAVAGPAGAAGGAAAEEQTEFTVNLLEAGANKVSVIKAVREITGLGLKEAKDLVDGAPKPIKEAVDKKTAEEAKKKLEEAGAKAELK, encoded by the coding sequence ATGGCGATTACCAAAGAAGAAATCATTGATGCAGTAGGTAGCATGTCCGTAATGGATTTGAACGACTTGGTTAAGGCGTTCGAAGAGAAGTTTGGCGTTTCAGCTGCAGCTATGGCTGTTGCTGGTCCTGCTGGCGCTGCTGGCGGTGCTGCTGCTGAAGAGCAAACAGAATTCACTGTTAACTTGCTCGAAGCTGGTGCAAACAAAGTTTCAGTAATTAAGGCTGTTCGCGAAATCACTGGCCTTGGCTTGAAAGAAGCTAAAGACTTAGTTGACGGCGCACCGAAGCCAATCAAAGAAGCTGTTGATAAGAAGACAGCTGAAGAAGCTAAGAAGAAGCTTGAAGAAGCTGGCGCTAAAGCAGAACTCAAGTAA
- the secE gene encoding preprotein translocase subunit SecE produces MSQHTAGHSEEKSSWVSGLAALIVVAALVLYYTLADQSLLIRLAVLLGGIAAAVLIVAMSADGRRFIAYAKDSWYEVKKVVWPTRKETTQMTLVVFGFVLIMSLFLWIADKLIEWLVFSVFLGWK; encoded by the coding sequence ATGTCTCAACATACAGCAGGTCACTCTGAAGAAAAGAGCAGCTGGGTCTCCGGACTCGCTGCTTTAATCGTCGTTGCAGCGTTAGTTCTTTACTACACGCTGGCGGATCAATCTCTATTGATTCGTTTAGCTGTTTTGTTAGGCGGCATTGCTGCTGCAGTTTTGATTGTGGCGATGTCAGCAGATGGACGTCGCTTCATCGCTTACGCAAAAGATTCTTGGTATGAAGTAAAAAAGGTTGTTTGGCCGACTCGTAAAGAGACGACGCAAATGACTCTAGTCGTATTTGGCTTTGTTCTGATCATGTCCCTCTTTTTGTGGATTGCAGACAAATTAATTGAATGGCTAGTTTTTTCAGTCTTCCTAGGCTGGAAGTGA
- the nusG gene encoding transcription termination/antitermination protein NusG yields the protein MIETELVSNPQATGNMRWYVIHAYSGMEKSVKRGLEERIARSGMPEKFGRILVPSEEVVEIKSGTKSVSERRFFPGYVLIEMEMTDESWHLVKNTPKVTGFVGGVRNRPSPISTAEVSKIMDQMQAGVDKPKPKTLFEVGEIVRVKEGPFVDFNGNIEEVNYEKSRLRVSVTIFGRGTPVELEFGQVEKM from the coding sequence ATGATTGAAACTGAATTGGTCTCAAATCCACAAGCTACTGGCAATATGCGCTGGTACGTTATTCATGCTTATTCAGGCATGGAAAAAAGCGTTAAAAGAGGCTTAGAAGAGCGTATTGCGCGCTCTGGAATGCCTGAAAAATTTGGCCGTATCTTGGTTCCATCCGAAGAGGTTGTAGAAATCAAGTCTGGCACTAAATCTGTATCTGAGCGTCGTTTCTTCCCAGGATATGTCCTGATTGAGATGGAAATGACGGATGAAAGCTGGCATTTGGTGAAAAATACGCCAAAAGTTACCGGTTTCGTAGGCGGTGTTCGTAATCGCCCAAGCCCGATTTCAACGGCAGAAGTATCCAAAATCATGGATCAAATGCAGGCCGGGGTTGATAAGCCTAAGCCTAAGACCCTATTCGAGGTCGGTGAGATTGTGCGCGTTAAAGAAGGTCCATTTGTCGATTTCAACGGAAATATCGAAGAAGTCAATTATGAGAAGTCAAGACTGCGCGTTTCTGTTACAATTTTTGGCCGCGGTACCCCAGTTGAGCTGGAGTTCGGGCAAGTAGAAAAGATGTAA
- the rplA gene encoding 50S ribosomal protein L1, producing the protein MTKLSKRLKAIESKVDRNKFYALEDALNLVKECATAKFDESIDVAVQLGIDAKKSDQVVRGAVVLPAGTGKHVRVAVFAQGEKAEQAKAAGAEIVGMEDLADQIKGGKIDFDILIASPDTMKIVGTLGQVLGPRGLMPNPKVGTVTPDVATAVKNAKAGQVQFRVDKAGIVHASIGRRSFEPAALKSNLLALLEALNKAKPPASKGVYLKKVAVSSTMGAGVRVDQASIQAAQ; encoded by the coding sequence ATGACTAAGTTATCTAAGCGTTTAAAAGCAATCGAATCTAAGGTTGATCGCAATAAGTTTTATGCATTAGAAGATGCATTGAACCTCGTAAAAGAGTGTGCAACTGCTAAGTTCGATGAGTCTATCGACGTTGCAGTGCAGTTGGGTATTGATGCGAAGAAATCTGACCAAGTTGTGCGTGGCGCAGTAGTGCTCCCAGCTGGTACAGGTAAGCATGTTCGTGTAGCGGTATTTGCACAAGGCGAAAAAGCTGAACAAGCTAAAGCTGCTGGTGCTGAAATCGTTGGCATGGAAGACCTTGCTGATCAAATTAAAGGCGGCAAAATCGATTTCGATATTTTGATCGCATCCCCAGACACAATGAAGATCGTTGGTACTTTAGGTCAAGTATTGGGCCCACGTGGTTTGATGCCGAATCCAAAAGTGGGAACTGTTACTCCTGACGTTGCTACTGCAGTTAAAAATGCAAAAGCAGGTCAAGTGCAATTCCGTGTGGACAAAGCCGGTATCGTGCACGCAAGCATTGGCCGTCGTTCATTCGAGCCAGCTGCATTGAAATCAAACTTGCTCGCATTGCTTGAGGCTTTGAACAAAGCTAAGCCACCTGCATCTAAGGGCGTTTATTTAAAGAAGGTTGCCGTAAGCAGCACCATGGGTGCAGGCGTACGTGTTGACCAGGCATCGATACAAGCTGCTCAGTAA
- the rplK gene encoding 50S ribosomal protein L11: protein MAKKIIGFIKLQIPAGKANPSPPVGPALGQRGLNIMEFCKAFNAQTQSMEPGLPIPVVITAFADKSFTFIMKTPPATIMIKKAAKIEKGSPRPHTDKVGKITRAQAEEIAKAKMPDLTAADMDAAVRTIAGSARSMGITVEGL from the coding sequence ATGGCAAAGAAGATCATAGGCTTTATCAAGCTGCAGATCCCTGCAGGTAAAGCAAATCCATCACCTCCCGTAGGTCCAGCATTGGGTCAACGCGGCCTCAATATTATGGAATTCTGTAAGGCGTTTAATGCTCAAACTCAGAGCATGGAACCTGGCCTTCCAATTCCAGTCGTGATTACAGCGTTTGCTGATAAGAGCTTCACTTTTATCATGAAGACTCCTCCAGCAACCATCATGATTAAGAAGGCTGCAAAGATCGAAAAAGGATCACCACGTCCGCATACCGACAAGGTAGGAAAAATTACACGTGCTCAAGCAGAAGAAATTGCTAAAGCAAAAATGCCAGATTTGACAGCTGCTGATATGGATGCTGCTGTAAGAACAATCGCTGGTAGCGCCCGTTCAATGGGCATCACAGTGGAAGGTCTCTAA